A region from the Microbacterium lacus genome encodes:
- a CDS encoding glycoside hydrolase family 3 N-terminal domain-containing protein, with amino-acid sequence MRSARVAELLRQMTPAEKLGQLQIVFRPQLEDAAALVRGGLGSVFWPQSAAASNALQREAVENTRLGIPILIGLDVIHGQRTIAPVPLGQAASFDPGMVEELARTAAREARSGGVNWTFSPMVDVSRDPRWGRVVEGFGEDVHLNAVMGAAMVRGYQGPDLAAPGTIAATAKHYVAYGQPEGGRDYNTVDVSSHRLRNVFLEPFRAAVDAGVAAVMASFNTVSGVPMHINRDLLTGVLKDEWGFGGLVVGDADGVANLLPHRVAETLDEAVRMAYAAGLDIEMGGSPTTSGWDAASLDPARLDDAVARVLGVKEALGLFAQPYVDEAAELVEPTAESRAQARLAAGRSAVLLRNDGTLPVARPARILLTGPYATSTDHLGAWTQAFSARSTSIADALRERPDVEVVVSEGVSFFGDRSDDVDAVATAALESDVVVVCVGEPSSLSGEAASRSDLRLPGRQADLIRAIAGTGIPFVVVLCNGRPLVVADWIDQSPSVLEVWHGGTEAPAAIVDLLFGDQEPAGRLPMSFPRAVGQVPVHYAHENTGRPATVRGAMTLESVDVVLEGPANVAEKYTSKYLDLDLGPQFSFGHGSGYASFSYGSPRVSAAEIGPDGAVALEVDVTNTSARSGDEVVQVYVEDLVASIAPPVRRLVAFERRTLDAGETATFTFSIGAEQLGFRLADGSLLVEPGVFVLHVGGALDRTQPVALRVR; translated from the coding sequence GTGAGGAGCGCACGGGTCGCAGAGCTGCTGCGACAGATGACCCCCGCCGAGAAGCTCGGGCAGCTGCAGATCGTCTTCCGCCCGCAGCTCGAGGATGCCGCGGCCCTCGTCCGCGGCGGACTCGGCTCGGTGTTCTGGCCGCAGTCCGCGGCCGCCTCCAACGCGCTGCAGCGCGAAGCGGTCGAGAACACCCGGCTCGGCATCCCGATCCTGATCGGACTCGACGTCATCCACGGTCAGCGCACGATCGCCCCCGTCCCGCTCGGTCAGGCGGCCTCTTTCGATCCCGGCATGGTCGAGGAGCTCGCCCGGACAGCGGCCCGTGAAGCGCGCTCGGGCGGGGTGAACTGGACGTTCTCGCCGATGGTCGACGTGTCGCGCGATCCGCGGTGGGGGCGCGTGGTCGAGGGCTTCGGCGAGGACGTGCACCTGAATGCGGTCATGGGCGCGGCGATGGTGCGCGGCTATCAGGGCCCGGACCTGGCCGCGCCGGGCACGATCGCGGCGACCGCGAAGCACTACGTCGCGTACGGGCAGCCCGAGGGAGGGCGCGACTACAACACCGTGGATGTGTCGTCGCACCGGCTGCGCAATGTGTTCCTCGAGCCCTTCCGCGCGGCCGTGGACGCGGGCGTGGCCGCGGTGATGGCGTCGTTCAACACGGTCTCGGGTGTGCCGATGCACATCAACCGCGACCTGTTGACTGGTGTCCTCAAGGACGAGTGGGGCTTCGGCGGCCTCGTGGTCGGCGATGCGGATGGTGTCGCCAACCTGCTGCCGCACCGCGTGGCCGAAACCCTCGACGAGGCCGTACGGATGGCGTACGCGGCGGGGCTCGACATCGAGATGGGCGGCTCGCCGACGACGAGCGGGTGGGATGCCGCATCCCTCGATCCGGCGCGGCTCGATGACGCCGTCGCCCGGGTGCTCGGCGTGAAGGAGGCGCTCGGCCTGTTCGCGCAGCCCTACGTCGACGAGGCAGCGGAGCTCGTCGAGCCGACCGCGGAGTCCCGTGCGCAGGCCCGGCTCGCCGCCGGGCGTTCGGCCGTGCTGCTGCGCAACGACGGCACGCTGCCGGTCGCGCGGCCGGCGCGCATCCTGCTCACGGGTCCGTACGCGACCTCGACGGATCACTTGGGCGCGTGGACACAGGCATTCTCCGCGCGCTCCACGAGCATCGCCGATGCCTTGCGCGAGAGGCCCGACGTCGAGGTCGTCGTCTCAGAGGGCGTGTCGTTCTTCGGCGACCGCTCGGATGACGTCGACGCCGTCGCGACCGCGGCGCTGGAGAGCGATGTCGTGGTGGTGTGCGTCGGGGAGCCGTCCTCGCTGTCGGGCGAAGCCGCCTCGCGCAGCGACCTGCGGCTGCCCGGGCGGCAGGCCGACCTCATCCGCGCGATCGCGGGGACCGGCATCCCGTTCGTCGTCGTACTGTGCAACGGCCGCCCGCTGGTCGTCGCCGACTGGATCGACCAGTCTCCGTCCGTCCTCGAGGTCTGGCACGGCGGCACCGAGGCCCCCGCGGCGATCGTCGACCTGCTGTTCGGCGACCAGGAGCCGGCCGGCCGCCTGCCGATGTCGTTCCCGCGCGCGGTCGGGCAGGTGCCGGTGCACTACGCGCACGAGAACACCGGGCGCCCGGCGACGGTGCGTGGAGCGATGACCCTCGAGTCCGTCGACGTCGTGCTCGAGGGGCCTGCGAACGTGGCCGAGAAGTACACCTCGAAGTACCTCGACCTCGACCTGGGTCCGCAGTTCTCGTTCGGGCACGGCTCGGGCTACGCGTCCTTCTCGTACGGTTCTCCGCGAGTTTCGGCCGCAGAGATCGGGCCGGACGGAGCAGTGGCGCTCGAGGTCGACGTCACGAACACGTCGGCACGCTCCGGCGATGAAGTGGTGCAGGTCTACGTGGAGGACCTCGTCGCGAGCATCGCGCCCCCGGTGCGCCGCCTCGTCGCGTTCGAGCGCCGCACGCTGGATGCCGGTGAGACCGCGACCTTCACGTTCTCGATCGGCGCGGAACAGCTCGGCTTCCGGCTCGCCGACGGGTCTCTGCTCGTGGAACCGGGTGTGTTCGTTCTGCACGTCGGCGGCGCGCTCGACCGCACCCAGCCCGTCGCCCTGCGAGTCCGCTGA
- a CDS encoding alpha/beta hydrolase, whose product MTEQPDFRRMPIADAVRWLAENGEPADPRNDIDTASLTRRFPHLSGVETADIRIDGPHGRLVPARLYRDAAAPASGRALVWVHGGAFIGGYLDMPEANWVALEFAARGIPVLSVDYVKCLGDVHFPEPTDEVRAAFTHAVAHAAELFGVPSDAVLLGGASAGGNLTAGAVAQLQDAGDPVPAGLVLVYPVVHPNGPEASEVVDLASPHGQLALNFAGSDEALRDPHAFAALGRVDGFPSTLVVVCEKDDLRPSGEAFARQLEDAGIRVALHLEVAAGHGHINEPSDPTALPTIEAIAEWISA is encoded by the coding sequence ATGACCGAGCAGCCAGACTTCCGCCGCATGCCGATCGCAGATGCCGTCCGCTGGCTCGCCGAGAACGGTGAGCCGGCCGACCCGCGGAACGACATCGACACCGCGTCGTTGACGCGCCGCTTCCCGCACCTGTCGGGCGTCGAGACCGCCGACATCCGCATCGACGGACCGCACGGCAGGCTCGTCCCGGCGAGGCTGTATCGGGATGCCGCGGCGCCGGCATCCGGTCGGGCCCTGGTGTGGGTGCACGGCGGCGCGTTCATCGGCGGGTACCTGGACATGCCCGAGGCGAACTGGGTGGCGCTCGAATTCGCCGCGCGCGGCATCCCGGTGTTGTCGGTGGACTACGTCAAGTGCCTCGGCGATGTGCACTTCCCCGAGCCGACGGACGAGGTCCGTGCCGCCTTCACCCATGCCGTCGCGCACGCCGCCGAGCTCTTCGGCGTCCCTTCCGACGCCGTGCTGCTGGGCGGGGCGAGCGCGGGCGGCAACCTCACGGCGGGTGCGGTCGCGCAGCTGCAGGATGCCGGCGACCCGGTGCCGGCGGGACTCGTCCTCGTGTACCCCGTGGTGCACCCGAACGGGCCCGAAGCCTCGGAGGTCGTCGACCTCGCATCGCCGCACGGGCAGCTCGCACTGAACTTCGCCGGATCGGATGAGGCGCTGCGCGACCCGCACGCGTTCGCCGCCCTCGGGCGGGTCGACGGCTTCCCGTCGACGCTCGTGGTGGTGTGCGAGAAGGACGACCTGCGACCCTCGGGCGAAGCGTTCGCCCGTCAGCTCGAGGATGCCGGCATCCGGGTCGCGCTGCACCTCGAGGTGGCTGCCGGTCACGGCCACATCAACGAGCCGTCCGACCCGACCGCGCTCCCGACGATCGAGGCGATCGCCGAGTGGATCAGCGCGTGA
- a CDS encoding family 43 glycosylhydrolase, producing MTAFTNPVLPGDRPDPAVIKVGDDYWLTYSSFEAAPGLPLYRSTDLVNWTYVTYALPNPVGSTFAVDIAEHDGRFFIYIPFIPTPWSTLTDASIFVIHADAMEGPWSEPIDLGIRGAIDPGHVLGEDGTRWLFTNGVRRIRLADDGLSTVGELEQVYDGWRYPDEWITEAYALEGPKLFRRGEWFYLVSAVGGTAGPPTGHMVIVARSRSIDGPWENHPRNPIARTEDASEAWWSRGHATLVEGPGGGPDDWWMVSHGYENGYRTLGRQILLEPIRWGDDGWPEAVVSDIRGPIEAPAGAAEQLPAPDISDDFSRLELGRRWTFHAPGRGEADRARVDDGLVLRGKGTSPADTSPLAMLTGDHAYEIEVDVTVEPGLEAGLLLFFNSRLFCGMGIDSERMLSYSGGIRTHWREPAPATSRITLRIRNDQHVVTGWYRVPGGEWTRHGIRYETSGYHVNTVGDLLSLRPALYATGAGEARFRDFTYRRLP from the coding sequence ATGACCGCGTTCACGAACCCGGTCCTGCCCGGCGACCGTCCCGACCCGGCCGTCATCAAGGTCGGCGACGACTATTGGCTCACTTACTCGTCGTTCGAGGCCGCCCCCGGTCTTCCGCTGTATCGCTCGACGGACCTCGTGAACTGGACCTACGTGACTTACGCGCTGCCGAACCCCGTCGGCAGCACGTTCGCGGTCGACATCGCGGAGCACGACGGGCGCTTCTTCATCTACATCCCGTTCATCCCCACGCCGTGGTCGACGCTGACCGACGCGTCGATCTTCGTGATCCACGCCGACGCGATGGAAGGCCCGTGGTCCGAGCCGATCGATCTCGGCATCCGCGGGGCGATCGACCCCGGTCATGTCCTCGGCGAGGACGGCACACGGTGGCTGTTCACGAACGGGGTGCGCCGCATCCGCCTCGCCGATGACGGCCTGTCGACCGTGGGCGAACTCGAGCAGGTGTACGACGGCTGGCGATACCCCGACGAGTGGATCACCGAGGCCTACGCGCTCGAGGGCCCGAAGCTCTTCCGGCGCGGTGAGTGGTTCTACCTCGTGAGCGCGGTCGGCGGCACGGCGGGCCCGCCGACCGGGCACATGGTGATCGTCGCGCGGTCGCGCTCGATCGACGGTCCGTGGGAGAACCACCCCCGGAACCCGATCGCCCGGACCGAGGATGCGTCCGAGGCGTGGTGGTCGCGCGGACACGCGACGCTCGTCGAAGGACCCGGCGGGGGCCCCGACGACTGGTGGATGGTCTCGCACGGCTACGAGAACGGGTATCGCACCCTGGGTCGCCAGATCCTGCTCGAGCCGATCCGGTGGGGCGATGACGGATGGCCCGAAGCGGTCGTCAGTGACATCCGCGGACCGATCGAGGCGCCTGCGGGAGCCGCCGAGCAGCTTCCCGCGCCGGACATCTCCGACGACTTCTCCCGGCTCGAACTCGGCCGGCGGTGGACATTCCACGCTCCCGGCCGAGGCGAGGCCGATCGCGCGCGGGTCGACGACGGCCTGGTGCTGCGGGGCAAGGGCACCTCGCCCGCCGACACGTCGCCGCTCGCGATGCTCACCGGCGACCACGCGTACGAGATCGAGGTCGACGTCACGGTCGAGCCCGGTCTCGAGGCGGGCCTCCTCCTGTTCTTCAACAGCCGGCTGTTCTGCGGCATGGGGATCGACTCCGAGCGGATGCTGAGCTATTCGGGCGGCATCCGCACGCACTGGCGCGAGCCCGCCCCCGCGACCTCCCGCATCACGCTGCGGATCCGCAACGACCAGCACGTCGTCACCGGCTGGTACCGCGTCCCGGGTGGCGAGTGGACGCGTCACGGCATCCGCTACGAGACCTCCGGCTACCACGTCAACACCGTCGGCGACCTGCTCAGCCTGCGCCCCGCGCTGTACGCGACGGGCGCAGGGGAGGCGCGGTTCCGCGACTTCACCTATCGGAGACTCCCGTGA
- a CDS encoding DUF5597 domain-containing protein, which yields MNPAARPWTLSTEAPFVLRRDGSPELLVGGQVFNSASSSPKAIRDSFAHVRRVGSNVVLSPVSWALSEPVEGTFDFSLVDIMLAEARANELRLVLLWFGAFKNAGSTYSPTWVRRDPARFPRVVVEPKGMQAFTHKGATAKPVLSVFSPELREADAKAFEALIRHLVDADPDGTVAMVQVENESGILSDSRDRSPLAEAAWEGPVPSELLAHVSNTPAGSTSARRLWEANGTPESGSWPQVFGETPAADEVFMAWEIATYVEHLAARGKAIADVLLYANAWLGPQPGQDTPGQYPSGGPVSTVLDVWRAAAPSLAFLGPDVYVHDADAAMKHYATGIQPFFVPECRLSAGELVRAIGTYGAVGWSAYGLDGANPDGQVAATLRFIAALQDEITQAQRRGTIAAVVIEPGVDIEERQVAGVDVTARGALALFQRMLLDAGVHVPAAELKVPDETVADAQVTHQGETRPFGLIIGDGEDGFLIIGRELVLDFFAAGARVEIDSVVELLMDGDEVVPGRVLNGDERLMILPTDRVGAARIRLVRL from the coding sequence GTGAACCCCGCCGCACGCCCGTGGACCCTGTCGACCGAAGCGCCGTTCGTCCTGCGTCGTGACGGGTCGCCGGAGCTGCTGGTCGGCGGGCAGGTCTTCAACTCGGCCTCGTCGTCGCCGAAGGCCATCCGCGACTCGTTCGCACATGTCCGGCGCGTCGGCTCGAACGTCGTTCTCTCACCCGTCAGCTGGGCGCTCAGCGAGCCGGTCGAGGGCACGTTCGACTTCTCGCTGGTGGACATCATGCTCGCCGAGGCTCGCGCGAACGAGCTTCGTCTGGTGCTGCTGTGGTTCGGCGCGTTCAAGAACGCGGGCTCCACGTATTCGCCCACCTGGGTGCGCCGCGACCCGGCGCGCTTCCCGCGCGTCGTGGTCGAGCCGAAGGGCATGCAGGCCTTCACCCATAAGGGCGCGACGGCCAAGCCGGTGCTCTCGGTGTTCAGCCCCGAGCTGCGCGAGGCCGATGCCAAGGCTTTCGAGGCGCTCATCCGGCACCTGGTGGATGCCGATCCCGACGGCACGGTCGCAATGGTGCAGGTCGAGAACGAGTCGGGGATCCTCTCCGACAGCCGCGACCGCAGCCCGCTTGCCGAGGCGGCATGGGAGGGTCCCGTGCCGTCCGAGCTGCTGGCGCACGTGTCGAACACGCCCGCGGGCAGCACGTCCGCCCGTCGGCTCTGGGAGGCGAACGGCACCCCCGAGAGCGGGTCGTGGCCACAGGTCTTCGGCGAGACGCCCGCCGCCGACGAGGTGTTCATGGCGTGGGAGATCGCGACCTATGTCGAGCACCTCGCCGCCCGGGGCAAAGCCATCGCCGACGTGCTGCTGTACGCGAACGCGTGGCTCGGTCCGCAGCCTGGTCAGGACACGCCCGGCCAGTACCCGAGCGGGGGTCCGGTATCCACCGTTCTCGATGTGTGGCGTGCCGCAGCGCCTTCGCTCGCGTTCCTCGGGCCGGACGTCTATGTGCACGACGCCGACGCGGCGATGAAGCACTATGCCACCGGCATCCAGCCGTTCTTCGTCCCCGAGTGCCGACTCAGTGCGGGTGAGCTCGTTCGCGCGATCGGCACGTACGGGGCTGTCGGGTGGTCCGCGTACGGGCTCGACGGCGCGAACCCGGATGGTCAGGTCGCCGCGACGCTCCGGTTCATCGCCGCACTCCAGGACGAGATCACCCAGGCGCAGCGGCGGGGGACGATCGCCGCGGTCGTCATCGAGCCCGGGGTCGACATCGAGGAGCGACAGGTCGCGGGTGTCGACGTCACCGCGCGCGGCGCGCTCGCGCTCTTCCAGAGGATGCTGCTGGATGCCGGCGTCCACGTACCCGCCGCCGAGCTCAAGGTGCCCGACGAAACCGTCGCTGATGCGCAGGTGACCCACCAGGGTGAGACGCGGCCCTTCGGCCTGATCATCGGCGACGGCGAGGACGGCTTCCTCATCATCGGTCGCGAGCTCGTGCTCGACTTCTTCGCCGCCGGCGCGCGGGTCGAGATCGACTCGGTGGTCGAGCTGCTGATGGACGGCGACGAGGTCGTTCCGGGACGGGTGCTCAACGGCGACGAGCGCCTGATGATCCTTCCGACCGATCGCGTCGGCGCGGCCCGCATCCGGCTCGTGCGACTCTGA
- a CDS encoding lipase — protein sequence MNQATLELVRASLRGAVDVEVSPTGLTPLRLPARARAQSDSDWMRIASEQASGVRLEFRTAATWLELTVETTGLYLPWVPEHVRWAVFSSTVDGDPVADARVTGGSELHLAEPGGPRFVKGESAVARFELGGTGLGERRVVVWLPQTDTVEVRDVRADAPLAPAEQLDQLRWWHHGSSISHCIEAETPRGVWPVAAAGQIALDVTNLGFAANAHLDPFTARAMRDSGADLFSLKIGINIVGGDTMKRRTFVPAVHGFLDTIREGAPTAPILVISPILCPMHEDTPGPTVTDPETGERRGTPSTTPDFFEPPLTLRSVREILRDIVQTRSMEDPALYYLDGLDLFGADDIAELPDGLHPSPAGYLRIADRFAGSPVVSSWIGAAEGSKE from the coding sequence GTGAATCAGGCGACGCTCGAACTGGTGCGCGCGAGCCTCCGCGGAGCGGTGGACGTCGAGGTGAGCCCGACCGGCCTGACTCCGCTGCGCCTGCCGGCGCGCGCACGGGCGCAGTCCGACTCGGACTGGATGCGCATCGCCTCGGAGCAGGCATCGGGCGTGCGACTGGAGTTCCGGACCGCTGCCACCTGGCTCGAGCTGACCGTGGAGACCACCGGCCTGTACCTCCCGTGGGTGCCTGAACACGTGCGGTGGGCTGTCTTCTCCTCGACCGTCGACGGCGATCCCGTCGCCGACGCTCGAGTGACCGGCGGATCAGAACTGCATCTGGCAGAGCCCGGCGGACCGCGGTTCGTGAAGGGCGAGTCCGCCGTCGCACGGTTCGAGCTCGGCGGAACAGGTCTGGGGGAGCGCCGCGTCGTGGTGTGGCTGCCCCAGACCGACACCGTCGAGGTCCGCGATGTTCGCGCCGATGCGCCGCTCGCGCCCGCCGAACAGCTCGATCAGCTCCGCTGGTGGCACCACGGCAGTTCGATCAGCCATTGCATCGAGGCCGAGACGCCGCGCGGAGTGTGGCCGGTCGCCGCCGCCGGACAGATCGCTCTGGACGTGACCAATCTCGGCTTCGCCGCGAACGCACACCTCGACCCGTTCACCGCGCGCGCGATGCGCGATTCCGGTGCCGACCTGTTCAGCCTCAAGATCGGCATCAACATCGTCGGCGGCGACACCATGAAGCGGCGCACGTTCGTGCCCGCCGTGCACGGATTCCTCGACACGATCCGCGAGGGCGCCCCCACCGCTCCGATCCTCGTGATCTCTCCGATTCTGTGCCCCATGCACGAGGACACGCCGGGCCCGACCGTCACCGACCCCGAGACCGGCGAGCGGCGCGGCACGCCGAGCACGACGCCGGACTTCTTCGAGCCGCCGCTCACGCTGCGCTCGGTGCGCGAGATCCTGCGCGACATCGTCCAGACGCGCTCCATGGAGGACCCGGCCCTCTACTATCTCGACGGGCTCGACCTCTTCGGGGCAGACGACATCGCCGAGCTGCCCGACGGGCTCCACCCCAGCCCTGCCGGGTACCTGCGGATCGCCGACCGGTTCGCGGGATCTCCGGTCGTGTCCTCCTGGATCGGCGCCGCCGAGGGAAGTAAGGAATGA